agccatgatcttagcagcaggaaggacaggcatgtccgtgtcatctcgaattgcaggagcgtagactcgggacagggcatccggtttgagattcttcgacccgggccgataggtgaggataaagagttcaaccgcttcgcctgctggatatactccagatttttgtggtccgtaagcacttgaaatgggtgagaagccccctcgagccagtgtctccattccttcaatgccatcttaaccgctaggagttcacgatcccccacatcgtagttcctctcagccgggggtaagccggtgtgagaagaaagcgcacggatgaagcttcttgtcttcacccctctgagacaggacagctccaacaccaacctctgaggcgtctacctccaccacaaacggttcatccgtagtcggtagtatcaggattgGAGCtgagagaggacgcgctgcttgagtccttggaaggccgtctcagcttctcttccccacaaaaaccttgcattgccaggatctaccggagcctactacctgcctgagcttcatctcagtactggacttcctctcagtactgggctttccctcagtcccgagcttcccttcactcccgggctgcccctcagtcccaggctgcccctcagtcccgaactgcccctcagtcccgagctgcccctcagtcccgagctgcccctcagtcccgagcttcccctcagtcccgagctgcccctcagtcccgagctgcccctcagttcagtggggttctgggtgagggctattaggccatggtcggcggcaagggtggattatcccaggacgcgaagggaggaactatgacattaatggagtggggtccacgtcccgagccggaaccgccaccatggacagacgcccacccggaccctccctatggttgtgaggtgcgtccgggagtccgcaccttagtgggggggggggggggttctgtcacgccttggtcattgtattttgtgttttcgttatatatttgttcaggccagggtgtgacatgggtttattgtgttgtcgtattgggatttttgtaggcattgggattgtggttgattaggggtgtgtctagtttatgcttggctgcctgaggcggttctcaatcagagtcaggtgattcttgttgtctctgatagggaaccgtatttaggtagcctgggtttcactgtgtatttcgtgggtgattgttcctatctctgtgtagttgttcaccagacaggctgtattaggtttcacgttccgtttgttgtttttgtatttattaagctatttcatgtatcgtcatttgtttcattaaagacatgagtaaccaccacgctgcatttcggtccgactctctttcgacaaacgaagaacgcagTTACATAGGCCAAGATTATCTTTATTATCAATACTGACTCGGGAGCCGACCACTGAAAAGGAGGGACCAGATTCATATGATTAAATACATGGCTATGGGAGAGACTATCTATCCACCATAGGGGTGTTACGTCAGCAATACTATTGCAATGTGCAGTGCATCTTATTAGAAACATCTGTCTATCATTCTGCACAAACTTGTTCTGTATGACTCAATCACATCCGTTATGACATTTCTTAAAGCAACAGCAACCCAATAGTGAATAGCATAGGTGAAATCCACTTTCCTGAACACTTGAGTGCCTGATTGTTTCTGCGTGCAGCAACGTTATTTTGTTGCATTGGCAATAGAACGACAAGTTGCCTTGACTGGCATGTGCTCTACAAACTTCCTATTGGAGTCTTTGTGCTGCTGTCAGTGAGGCCTGTGTGTGGAAGGAGGGGATGAGGCAGTTTTGTCAGTGAGTCACTGAACATTGCATGATAAAAAGAAAGAATTATTTCAAAAGAAGGAGAATACCACACCTCTCTAGAGTTCTCTGCTGTCTCTGGACAGTTCTTCACCACCATGGCATTCTCTGGGACGTATGAGCTTGAAAGTCAAGAGAATTACGATGAGTTTCTGGAGGCAATTGGTAAGTCAAACTCTAAAAGATGTATTTATTTGTTGAACGTGTTTGAGTCAAACTAAAAGGTTTTAATTAGATGTGTATCTCATTAACCTCAATCTTTCCCCCATTAATGTATCCCTAGCTATGCACTACCATAGCTCTAcccctaaccacaaccctaattctaattctaaccataacccatatcttacccctacccttaccctaaccccaaccttaacatATAACCCTTACTGTACCCTCTGTACTTTTCCCTCAGGGTTTTCCAATGCCAAGACTGACTTCAAAGTGATAACAGAAGTGCTTCAGGAGGGGGACGATTTTACCTGGTCACAGATTATTCCCAACTGGACCTTGACTAACAAGTTCACCATTGGAAAGGAGTGTGAGCTAGAGAGCATGCTACGCACCAAGTTCATGGTGAGTGAATAAGtgaatgaataaatgaatgaGTGTGCTCTTTCAACTCGTGGGATAGTATTCAAAGAGATACAGCGTATGTACTGTACTTTCCATCTGAATGTGAGTCACGTGGTGAACTCTTTTTGTCCCTCTTAGACCACAGTCACCATGGAAGGAGGCAAGATAATTATTCCGTTCCCCCAGTATCATTTCACTGCGGAGATCAGTGGGGACAAGCTGATCATGGTAGGAGaaagagactgaggcagagagaaagaaagaaagaggagagtgattgagttATTGAGTGATTAAAGTTAAGAGACTTGTTAGTGAGTGATTAAAGTTAAGAGACTTGTTAGTGAGTGATTAAAGTTAAGAGACTTGTTAGTGAGTGATAAAAGTTAAGAGACTTGTTAGTGAGTGATTAAAGTTAAGAGACTTGTTAGTGAGTGATTAAAGTTAAGAGACTTGTTAGTGAGTGATTAAAGTTAAGAGACTTGTTAGTGAGTGATTAAAGTTAAGAGACTTGTTAGTGAGTGATTAAAGTAAGGAGTCTTGTTAGTGAGTGATTAAAGTAAGGAGTCTTGTTAACACTTATATGTGACATACTGTATAACAGAATTGATATTTTAATTCCACTACTCTGATAAACCCTCTCTCCGTGTTCTTGTCTCCTTTCTCTGTTATACAGCTCTGTACAACCGCTGGGGAGAAGGGTGTGACCCTGAAGAGAATCAACAAGAGGATCTGATATCAAAAATGTAACGTGTTGAGGCAGAGCTCTTCTGTGTGTGCTGTTACTGGAAACTTTGTCCCCACTACCTCGTAAACTACCCGTATGTTACTGTTTCACCTCCACAAACATCTGGATGACTCATACCAGCTGCATCACCCTTCCAGTACATTTCCAGCAACGGTCCCCTGTCCATCTTTAATATAAAAGAGATGTACCAAACAATCTATGCAACTTCCTGGTATTCGATGTTTGAAGTGTGTCAATGGAATCCATGAACTACCTTCATGTGAATAAAGTAATGTCTTTTTCTTTGTACCAGCTGATCATGTAAAATAAAAAGTCAAATGAACACGCAAGAGAACACCAGACTCATTGCCAAGGCAGCTTTCTTTGTTATAGACTCATCCTGAGCTTCGCTGTTGCAGTAGAGTAGCAGTTGCAGTCTGCCTCCCTACTGCTTATTAGGAAACAGTGCAGATGTTTTTCAAGCTCAACAAGGCTTAGTGAATAGACAGGCAGCTTTGGGCCCTCTTGGGGTTTCTCTTCAATGCTGTGGAGCTGTTCACCTCAGCGGGCGTGGAGATCTGGGGGCCAGACAGGAGGCCGATTTACGCCATCTCATTACATTTGGGAATCATAACATAACTCACTGCTTTCCTCAACCATGTTCTTGGATAACCCGTGTAAACGATAGAGGTTATATCATTATATAGGTCTATTTTCTATATCTGGTTTAGATTTTGTTGAAGGatttttatcaataatgactaaatAATGTATACATTCAACGTGGAATTATAACTAATGTTCATTAACAGAACTCTATGCTGTCTGAAGAATAAAATGTTTATACATAGACCAAGAGGAAGTGTTAACAGACAACTTGTGACCACAGTGGAAACTAACAACAGGAGAAATGTCTGGTCCCCATCCAGGGAGGAAAAATATCATACACAATAGATTGCGTAACATGTGGTAACATTCGATGTGGTAAcattcgatactgtgaaccatcagatcctcctctccaccctctccgagttgggcatctccggcgcggccacgcttggattgcgtcctacctgacaggtcgctcctaccaggtggcgtggcgagaatctgtctcctcaccacgcgctcaccactggtgtcccccagggctctgttctaggccctctcctattctcgctatacaccaagtcacttggctctgtcataacctcacatggtctctcctatcattgctatgcagacgacacacaattaatcttctcctttccccttctgatgaccaggtggcgaatcacatctctgcatgtctggcagacatatcagtgtggatgacggatcaccacctcaagctgaacctcagcaagacggagctgctcttcctcccggggaaggactgcccattccatgatctcgccatcacggttgacaactccattgtgtcctcctccgagagcgctaagaaccttggcgtgatcctggacaacaccctgtcattctcaaccaacatcaaggcggtggcccgttcctgtaggttcatgctctacaacatccgcagagtacgaccctgcctcacacaggaagcggcgcaggtcctaatccaggcacttgtcatctcccgtctggattactgcactcgctgttggctgggctcctgcctgtgccattaaaccccttcaacccATCCAGAACGctcgcagcccgtctggtgttcaaccttcccaagttctctcacgtcacccccgctcctccgttctctccactggcttccagttgaagctcgcatccgctacaagaccatggtgcttgcctgcagcggagctgtgaggggaacggcacctcagtacctccaggctctgatcaggccctacacccaaacaagggcactgcgttcatccacctctggcctgctcgcctcctaccactgaggaagtacagctcccgctcagcccagtcaaaactgttcgctgctctggcccccaatggtggaacaaactccctccgACGCccggacagtggagtcaatcaccaccttcccggagacacctgaaaccccacctctttaaggaatacctaggataggataagtaatccctctcacccccctttaagatttagatgcactattgtaaagtgactgttccactggatgtcataggtgaatgcaccaatttgtaagtcgctctggataagagcgtctgctaaatgacttaaatgtaaatgtaaatgtaaataagataaacaatgtgtgtgtgttggaattgCATTGAAAAGTAGCTAAGTCATTGTCCAAGAGGAAGAAAGACAATGTCCAAGAAGAGGAGGGACATATTAAAAGCTATGAAACTGTATGTGATATAAGCCAATGTACATGTGATTATGGCAGAGCTCTCGGAAATAATCCCACGGAGTTACTTTTaaggctggtctctgtccattttatgcaaataaggatcttacaaattcttagaaacggACAGAGTGTTTTACTTGAATTGATTAATGAACATATAGGACATTGGGGCTCTATAACAGGCAGTATACACCCCGGGTGAGCAGGAACGGTGACTAGATCCAAAACCAACATTGCTTTTCCCAGTCGGCGACAAGGTCAGTAGCCTCAATTTTCGATTTTCGGGAATGATTTAAGTTATCTTTGGTTTGATGTTATAAAGGTTTTGAATTTATCAACAATAGGAGCGTTACTACTCCAAACAGATTCTATGGGTTTTGTATGACCAATATACATGGATGTATTGATAAAAGGATGTTAGGTCAGAAATGACCTGAGGTAAGGCGCTGCCACAAATAAAATAGAGCTTAATAGATATTGGCGCCTTGAAGGCCAACAGGGTTATTAGGCGGGGATATTAGAAATAGGTGCTGTGAGGAGTAGGCGGAGTAATTGACCGTCTATGTTAATTCAATAGTCAGGACTGAAGTAATATCGAAACGGTGGAGAGAAACCTAATATAGAGGAGTGAGATGCGAGATATTGGTGTACTTTAAAGTCCTATGACACAACATGAAATAGAGAGGTTAACTGATTTCGTCCCTGGGTGATAACGCTTATGGTTATGCGTGTTAGACCTAATGTCCGATCGATAGTCAACTCTATAGACAAGTTTCCGGTACCTAATCTAGAGGATTGGGATAAAGAAGCCAAATCTATAGACATAAGGTTACCAAAAGGAAAGCACATATATAAAATCACACACATAGAAAGTAGTGGAGTTTTCCCCAATGCACTTTTATAGAAGTACTGGAGTTTTCCCCAAAAAATACACATAGAAGTACTGGAGTTTTCCCCAAAAATACACATAGAAGTACTGGAGTTTTCCCCAAAAATACATAGAAGTACTGGAGTTTTCCCCAAAAATACACATAGATGGTTTTTTTCCCCAAAAATACACATAGATGGTAAACattaaagagacac
The window above is part of the Oncorhynchus gorbuscha isolate QuinsamMale2020 ecotype Even-year unplaced genomic scaffold, OgorEven_v1.0 Un_scaffold_8084, whole genome shotgun sequence genome. Proteins encoded here:
- the LOC124029894 gene encoding gastrotropin-like: MAFSGTYELESQENYDEFLEAIGFSNAKTDFKVITEVLQEGDDFTWSQIIPNWTLTNKFTIGKECELESMLRTKFMTTVTMEGGKIIIPFPQYHFTAEISGDKLIMLCTTAGEKGVTLKRINKRI